In Scyliorhinus canicula chromosome 27, sScyCan1.1, whole genome shotgun sequence, the following proteins share a genomic window:
- the LOC119957887 gene encoding potassium channel subfamily K member 13-like, which yields MAGRAGGCCCPLPNEDNGRFCLLALLILLYLVWGAAVFSAIERPPELRAQRAWSRRLNTFSRSYNISQPELAAFLRLYEAANVAGLQGEPLRPRWDFTGAFYFVGTVVSTIGFGMATPVTTGGRIFLIFYGLVGCAATILFFNLFLERIITLLAYILRWFHERKLQRSGAPRSPDRRGSSQLGEVDSLDGWKPSVYYVMLILGAASLVISCCASAMYSPVEGWSYAESLYFCFVAFSTIGFGDLVSSQRAAYANQSLYRAGNFLLILMGVCCLYSLFNVSSIVIKQFLNWILKKMEYRCCRRCQGAKARNHWNAVHPASVKTRRHEVSVETVCDSETDGHRMSGEMISVKDFLASNKVSLAIMQKQLSDTANGGPRQSHSRYNGFSGGVGALAIMNNRLAETSVDR from the exons ATGGCAGGGAGGGCAGGGGGCTGCTGCTGCCCACTGCCCAACGAGGACAATGGGCGCTTCTGCCTGCTGGCCCTGCTCATCCTGCTCTACCTGGTGTGGGGGGCCGCTGTCTTCTCGGCCATTGAGCGGCCCCCGGAGCTGAGGGCACAGCGGGCATGGAGCCGGAGGCTGAACACCTTCAGCCGGAGCTACAACATCAGCCAGCCGGAGCTGGCAGCCTTCCTCCGGCTGTACGAGGCAGCCAATGTGGCCGGGCTCCAGGGGGAGCCTCTCAGACCCAGATGGGACTTCACCGGAGCCTTTTACTTTGTCGGGACGGTGGTGTCCACCATAG GTTTCGGGATGGCCACACCGGTGACGACTGGCGGCCGAATCTTCCTGATCTTCTATGGGCTGGTGGGCTGTGCCGCCACCATCTTGTTCTTCAACCTGTTCCTGGAGCGGATCATCACGCTGCTGGCCTACATCTTGCGCTGGTTCCACGAGAGGAAGTTGCAGCGGAGCGGGGCGCCGCGCTCGCCAGACCGCCGAGGCTCCAGCCAATTGGGAGAGGTGGACAGTCTGGACGGCTGGAAGCCCTCCGTCTACTACGTCATGCTCATCCTGGGGGCAGCGTCCCTTGTCATCTCCTGCTGCGCCTCGGCAATGTACTCGCCCGTCGAGGGCTGGTCCTACGCCGAGTCTTTGTACTTCTGCTTTGTGGCGTTCAGCACCATTGGCTTTGGCGATTTGGTGAGCAGCCAAAGAGCGGCCTACGCCAACCAGAGCCTGTACCGGGCGGGGAACTTCCTGCTCATACTGATGGGCGTGTGCTGCCTCTATTCCTTATTTAACGTCTCCTCCATCGTCATCAAGCAGTTCCTCAACTGGATCCTGAAGAAGATGGAGTACCGCTGTTGCCGACGGTGCCAGGGCGCGAAGGCGAGGAATCACTGGAATGCCGTCCATCCGGCAAGTGTCAAGACCAGGCGGCATGAGGTCTCCGTGGAGACGGTGTGCGACAGCGAGACCGATGGGCACCGGATGTCGGGCGAGATGATATCCGTTAAAGACTTTCTAGCTTCCAACAAGGTGTCCTTGGCTATAATGCAGAAGCAACTCTCAGATACGGCCAATGGAGGCCCCAGGCAAAGCCACTCACGGTACAATGGCTTCTCTGGAGGAGTCGGGGCCTTGGCAATCATGAACAATAGGTTGGCAGAGACGAGTGTGGATAGGTAA